From a region of the Oryza sativa Japonica Group chromosome 6, ASM3414082v1 genome:
- the LOC9270088 gene encoding early nodulin-like protein 5, which translates to MAGAALLFPATVIAAACVVLSGGASAAPPGRVFVVGGDGPRGWSQPTGTDETYNHWASRNRFHIGDFLDFKYAKNDSVVVVSRADYKLCSADKPVQRFDDGADVRFRLDRNGNFYFISGAPGHCKAGQRMTVRVMADHAAKGAGGGDSPAGAPSPDGDGDDEDDSGGSYRTPGYGYSSGSPPTPPHGNTSAAAVVSPSRGGGGGGGYHRVAGVAAAALLVLA; encoded by the exons ATGGCCGGAGCAGCGCTGCTGTTCCCGGCtaccgtcatcgccgccgcctgcgtcgTCCTCTCCGgcggggcgtcggcggcgccgccggggcgcgtgttcgtcgtcggcggcgacgggccgAGGGGTTGGAGCCAGCCGACGGGCACCGACGAGACGTACAACCACTGGGCCTCCCGGAACCGCTTCCACATCGGCGATTTCCTcg ATTTCAAGTACGCCAAGAACGactcggtggtggtggtgtcgcGCGCCGACTACAAGCTCTGCAGCGCCGACAAGCCGGTGCAGCGGttcgacgacggcgccgacgtcAGGTTCCGCCTCGACAGGAACGGCAACTTCTACTTCATCAGCGGCGCGCCGGGCCACTGCAAGGCCGGCCAGAGGATGACGGTCCGCGTCATGGCGGACCACGCCGCCaagggcgccggcggcggcgactccccGGCCGGTGCGCCGTcgcccgacggcgacggcgacgacgaggacgacagcGGCGGGTCGTACCGCACGCCGGGGTACGGTTACTCGTcggggtcgccgccgacgccgccgcacgGGAataccagcgccgccgccgtcgtctcgccgtcgcgtggtggtggtggtggcggcggctaccACCGCGTCGCcggggttgccgccgccgcgctgctcgtcTTGGCTTGA